From a single Stackebrandtia endophytica genomic region:
- a CDS encoding MFS transporter gives MSAPPSDTESPRRSNHGRRGFRRLAARLILITVAAFATLFFISPGVAQAACSDDEWHNDFKECLSELETPPTSGCKEPPVASSPDSGMAGWFAQGPEWLNDPDFRDGKFTVPQGSYTTYGYAGYDLPVFAQDCIGDLVPDADSAGNDLASLEFTLATGIIGASNGLREAAWTPAGMWGWANDFLDTASQAIYEKVFSVFGAITIALVGIYLIWRSRQADMSMAVTTTGWAVLILIMVTAVARWPVESATFADEGLTASLSVVQDAIGPESSEQCESDCRDLRTPAQRASDMATGEVLYHNWLRATLGKSEDVVYERNSDGDIVYDDDGEPVVTGGNVAYKYGPALFDAQAMTWAEIDESRNSPEDRQRIIAGKQEQWLKVAAAIEREDPEAYATLTGARGWDRVGTGFLALLSAIFFAAFDITASILIILGFLLIRWAVVAIPLIGTIAILRPASGGFKRLVSMVVAAVINVVVFGVAAAVYLFAVSHVLSASIPGWLQVILIGLLGLVAWMVLRPYRRIASLRGGSTLAEAAFGRRRANVEVKNKTVVNNNEKVRTESAKEEAPETRAETREPAAAKVSDNVSSGLPARPTPGRDTSSPGRSRPGYSIYRPTTAPRREAGDRPMVSVRPD, from the coding sequence ATGTCTGCCCCTCCAAGCGACACAGAGTCGCCAAGGCGTAGCAACCACGGTCGACGAGGGTTTCGACGCCTCGCCGCCCGGTTGATTCTCATCACGGTCGCGGCCTTCGCGACCCTGTTCTTCATCTCACCCGGCGTGGCTCAGGCGGCGTGTTCGGACGACGAGTGGCACAACGATTTCAAGGAGTGCCTCTCAGAGCTGGAAACCCCGCCCACGAGTGGTTGCAAAGAACCTCCGGTGGCCAGTTCCCCCGACTCGGGCATGGCCGGATGGTTTGCACAGGGGCCCGAGTGGTTGAACGATCCCGATTTCCGGGACGGCAAGTTCACGGTTCCACAGGGGTCCTATACGACGTACGGCTACGCCGGTTACGACCTGCCGGTCTTCGCCCAGGACTGCATCGGCGACCTGGTCCCGGACGCCGATTCGGCGGGCAACGACCTCGCCAGTCTCGAGTTCACGCTCGCGACCGGCATCATCGGTGCCTCGAACGGCCTGCGTGAGGCCGCCTGGACCCCGGCCGGCATGTGGGGTTGGGCCAACGACTTCCTCGACACTGCCTCGCAAGCCATCTACGAGAAGGTCTTCTCGGTGTTCGGCGCGATAACCATCGCGCTGGTCGGCATATACCTGATCTGGCGGTCCCGACAGGCCGACATGTCGATGGCGGTGACCACCACCGGCTGGGCGGTCCTGATTCTGATCATGGTCACGGCCGTCGCGCGGTGGCCCGTCGAGTCGGCCACCTTCGCCGACGAGGGCCTGACGGCGTCGCTGTCCGTGGTTCAGGACGCCATCGGACCTGAATCAAGTGAGCAGTGTGAGTCGGACTGTCGTGACCTTCGTACTCCAGCTCAGCGCGCGTCGGACATGGCGACGGGAGAGGTCCTCTATCACAACTGGCTGCGTGCGACGCTCGGTAAGAGTGAAGATGTCGTCTATGAGCGCAACAGCGACGGGGACATCGTGTATGACGACGACGGCGAACCCGTTGTCACCGGCGGTAACGTCGCCTACAAGTACGGTCCGGCTCTATTTGACGCGCAGGCGATGACCTGGGCGGAAATCGATGAATCGCGCAACAGCCCAGAGGATCGACAACGGATCATCGCCGGCAAACAGGAGCAGTGGCTGAAGGTCGCCGCCGCCATCGAGCGGGAGGATCCGGAGGCCTACGCGACGCTGACCGGCGCGCGAGGCTGGGACCGAGTGGGCACCGGGTTCCTGGCGCTGTTGTCGGCGATCTTCTTCGCCGCATTCGACATCACCGCGTCGATCCTCATCATCCTGGGATTCCTGCTGATCCGATGGGCGGTGGTCGCGATTCCGTTGATCGGAACCATCGCGATCCTCAGACCTGCCTCCGGAGGGTTCAAACGGCTGGTGTCCATGGTGGTCGCCGCCGTCATCAACGTGGTGGTGTTCGGGGTCGCGGCGGCGGTGTATCTGTTCGCCGTGTCGCATGTCCTGTCGGCGTCGATACCGGGGTGGTTGCAGGTCATCCTGATCGGGTTGTTGGGTCTGGTCGCCTGGATGGTGCTGCGACCGTATCGCCGCATCGCGAGTCTGCGCGGCGGCTCCACGTTGGCGGAGGCGGCGTTCGGCCGACGACGTGCCAACGTGGAGGTCAAGAACAAGACCGTGGTCAACAACAACGAGAAGGTTCGCACCGAGTCCGCCAAGGAGGAGGCGCCCGAAACCCGCGCCGAGACCCGAGAACCGGCGGCCGCCAAGGTGAGCGACAACGTCTCGTCGGGGCTGCCGGCTCGACCCACTCCGGGACGAGATACCAGCTCGCCCGGTCGGTCGCGCCCGGGCTACTCGATATATCGGCCCACCACCGCCCCCAGGCGGGAAGCCGGTGATCGCCCCATGGTCTCCGTCAGACCGGATTAA
- a CDS encoding M23 family metallopeptidase, whose amino-acid sequence MDLVGDREADGGPFRRTRRKLWLALSAGAVVLLCCGATSIYLVFFVLSSERPPVNVAGCGVADVIEISGPLPQAGSLDQEQMNNAAVILQVGQQEQIPPRGWVIAIATAMQESTLHNYGHLGDRNDHDSQGLFQQRPSQGWGTVEQITDPVHASTSFYRSLKKIDGWEAMDLTVAAQAVQRSAYPDAYAKWEPLATEIVNLLTQGGARSGSGAEAGQCAGPGEVAASGWTAPVPQGVVSGYRTPERPDHHGVDLGAPRGTEVRAAAGGIVVTAECNAYAPDGSPYSCDVDGSPSISGCGWFVNIQHADGMQTRYCHFESAPVVQVGQRVAAGEIIGVSGTSGNSSGPHLHFEVHADNDQSNLGAIDPIAWLAQQGISLDI is encoded by the coding sequence ATGGATCTGGTCGGTGATCGCGAGGCCGATGGCGGCCCGTTCCGCCGTACTCGGCGGAAGCTCTGGTTGGCACTGTCCGCCGGCGCCGTGGTCTTGCTGTGCTGTGGTGCCACCTCGATCTACCTCGTCTTCTTCGTCCTGAGCAGTGAACGGCCACCCGTCAATGTGGCCGGTTGCGGCGTCGCCGACGTCATCGAGATCAGTGGTCCGCTGCCGCAGGCCGGTTCGCTTGATCAGGAACAGATGAACAACGCCGCCGTCATCCTGCAGGTGGGGCAGCAGGAACAGATACCGCCGCGGGGCTGGGTCATCGCCATCGCCACCGCGATGCAGGAGTCGACCCTTCACAATTACGGCCACCTCGGCGACCGGAACGACCACGACTCGCAGGGGTTGTTCCAACAGCGCCCCAGCCAGGGGTGGGGCACGGTCGAGCAGATCACCGACCCGGTCCATGCGAGCACCTCGTTCTACCGGAGCCTGAAGAAGATCGACGGTTGGGAGGCGATGGACCTGACCGTCGCCGCTCAGGCGGTACAACGATCGGCATACCCGGACGCCTACGCGAAATGGGAGCCGTTGGCCACCGAGATCGTCAACCTGCTGACGCAAGGCGGCGCCCGCAGCGGTTCGGGTGCGGAGGCCGGCCAGTGCGCCGGGCCGGGAGAGGTCGCGGCGTCCGGTTGGACGGCGCCGGTGCCGCAAGGCGTCGTCTCCGGCTATCGGACGCCTGAGCGCCCCGATCACCACGGTGTCGACCTCGGGGCTCCGCGCGGGACCGAGGTCCGGGCCGCCGCTGGCGGCATCGTGGTCACCGCCGAATGCAACGCCTACGCCCCGGACGGTTCACCGTACTCGTGTGACGTCGACGGTTCGCCCTCGATCAGCGGCTGCGGCTGGTTCGTCAACATCCAGCATGCCGACGGCATGCAGACCCGATACTGCCACTTCGAGTCCGCACCGGTGGTCCAGGTAGGACAGCGGGTGGCCGCCGGTGAGATCATCGGGGTCTCCGGAACCTCGGGTAACTCGTCGGGCCCCCACCTGCACTTCGAGGTCCACGCCGACAACGACCAGAGCAACCTGGGTGCGATAGACCCGATCGCCTGGCTGGCCCAGCAGGGCATCAGCCTCGACATTTAG